The nucleotide window CCAGCCAAAGCGCCGCTATAAATCTGATTTTATGCATTGGTTACTCCTGTTCACGCCGTTTTTCTATATCGCTTCCCATGATATCGGGAGCACCGGGACGCTCCCCGAAACGATGCGCTTTTTCAGAAAGTTTAGCCACGCAGCGGCAGATTGAAACACCCTCGCTGTAAAACTTCTCTTCGTAATCCGTCATGATACCGACCGGGCCGTTTTGATGCAGGTTGGTTGTAACCTCAGATAATTCAAAACCGGCCTTTTCGAACTGACCGAGCGAGAACTCAAACAAATCGCGGTTGTCGGTTTTAAAGTGGATTTCACCACCGACACGCAGAACGGACTCATAGATGACGAGGAAATTTTCATGCGTCAGCCGCCGCTTTCGGTTGCCTGCCTTCGGCCATGGATCGCAGAAATTGATGTAAATGCGGCCCACTTCGCCATCGCCAAAAATGTCCGGCAGTGTGGCCGCGTCCGTATCGAGAAAGCGGACGTTCGGTATCTGCTCCCGCGCGGCGCGCTCAAGGCCAATAATCATCGCCTCTGGCACCCGCTCGACCGCGATGAGCAGAATATCCGGCATTTTGAGCGCTGTCTCTGTCGTGAATCGGCCGCGCCCGCAGCCAATTTCAAGGTACTTGTCACGAAACTGCGGAAATTGTTGCTGCCACCCGCCTCGAAAACGCGCCGGATCTTGTATGTACAAATCACCGCATTTTGCGATTCGCTCGGGCAGATTCGGTTTTTTTCTCATGCGCATGGTGAATTTCTCCCCGTTTGTCCTGCCGGTATTGTAGCATATCGGGCCGGTTTTCGCAATGAAAAGGCCGCCGCGCCGCCATGTGAAAACGTTTAACCCCAGCGGCGCGCGGCTTAATAATTCGGTTTAATCCGGTTTTCAACGTGGCGACGGGCTGTCTTACTCGGCGCTGCCGAGCTTTGACAAAACATCTAAAAAGTAAGGCGGCAGCGTCGTTGTCAGTTCGATACTATCCCCTGTTTTGGGGTGGATAAATTTCAGCTCTTTGGCGTGCAGGCATTGGCCGGAAAGCCCTTTCTCGGCTTTTTTGCGGCCGTAGACGAGGTCACCCAAGACGGGATGCCCAATTGATGCCATGTGAACGCGGATTTGATGCGTCCGCCCCGTTTCAAGGCGGCACCGCACATGCGTATACCCGTTGTAGCGGGAAATCACCTCATAGTGGGTGATGGCTGCCCGCCCATTTCTCGCGGTGACGGATTGGCGCTTTCGATCGGTCGGGTGTCTGCCAATGGCCGCATCAACAGTTCCGGCGTCCGCCCTGACACGCCCGATAACGACCGCCTCGTAAACACGCGACAGGGTGCGGTTTTTCAGCTGTGCCGAGAGCTTAATGTGCGCCGCATCGTTTTTCGCCGCAATCACCAGGCCGGAAGTGTCCTTATCAATCCGGTGGACGATGCCGGGGCGTATCTCCCCGCCGATACCGGACAGGCTGTCCCCACAATGGGCGAGCAGCGCGTTGACGAGCGTTCCGTCCGCGTGGCCCGGCGCAGGGTGTACGACCATGCCGCGCGGTTTGTTGACGACAATGACGTCGTCATCCTCAAAGACGATATCGAGTGGGATATCCTGCGCTGCCATCTGCGCCGGGGCTGGCTCCGGCAGCGTCACCTCAAACGTGTCACCACGCGCGGCCTTATCGTTTTTGCGCACCGGCTTACCGGCACGCGTCACATACCCGCCTTCCAAAAGCTTCTGGGCGGCGCTGCGGCTTATTTCCGGCAGTTTATCCGCCAAAAAGACGTCAAGGCGCGTCCCGCCGGTCGCCGCTTCAAGAATGATCGGGCCCACTGCCGTCCTCCACGTCGTCCTCGTGTGCGTCACACGTCGATGGTGATGCGGATGCACCATTCTGCGCTTTTTTCAAGTCGCTTCTCGGCATGCCGAAAATGTAATACAGACAGAACACCATACCGCCGACCGTGATAAAAATATCGGCGACGTTGAAAATCGCAAACCGGACAAATTCAAATTCGAAAAAATCGGCCACATAGCCGAGCGCCACTCTGTCAATGAGGTTTGAAAAAGCGCCGCCTAAAACAAACGCCAGTCCGAGACGTCCGACAAGGCTCATTTTCTGCCCATATCGCAGCATGATGATAACGATCAGGATAATCACGGCCGCCGAGACAGCAACGAGCACCCAGCGCATATCAGAGAGGAAGCTGAACGCGGCCCCCGTATTCTTGACATACGTCATATGGAGAATACCGGGCAGCAGCGCTGCCGTTTTACCAGGGGCCAGGCGCAGCGCCAGATAATATTTGCTCATCTGGTCGAGCAGGACGATAAACGCCGCCAAAATAAAATAAACCATCAATCTCCCGCCTTTATTGATCATTGAAACGGGCCGCCCAAATAAGGGCAGCCCGATTGTTCAGCCGATTGACGATACAACTTCTGCGCATCTCGGGCAAAGCTCCGGGTGTAATGCGTTATTGCCGAGTGCGTCGTCATGTGTCCAGCAACGGGCGCATTTTGCCGCGCTGCTTGCCCCAACGGCAATCACAGCACCTTTAAACTCCTGTGCGCTGTAGCCCTGGCCGCTGCCGTCAGCTACAGTGACCTTGGAAACAATGAAGAGCTCTTTGAGGTTTTTGTCCTCAATCAGCTTGAACGCCTTCTTGCCAACGTCGTCAAGATAAAGCGTGATTTCGGCGTCGAGCGGCTTGCCGACAATTTTGTCTGCGCGCGCAAGCTCGAGCGCCTTGTTGACATCGGTACGCAGGGCTAAAAGCGTTTCCCACACGGTTTCCTGATCCATGCTGAAATTGTAGGCAGGGTTATACGCGGGCATGTCGTTATAGAGGACGCTTTCTGTATCGGTATTTTTGCCGTGCGGCATTGCCGCCCAGATTTCCTCAGCCGTGAAGGCCAAAATCGGGGCAATCAGACGCACAAGCCCGTCTAGAATCAGATAAATAGCCGACTGTGCGCTTTTGCGCGAGTCGCTATCCGTTCCGTCGCAGTAGAGCCTGTCTTTAATCACGTCAAGATAGAAGCTTGACATCTCCACAGCACAGAAATTGTGAATGCCATGATATATCGTATGGTATTCATACCGATCGTAAGCGGCTCGGACGCGCTCGACAAGCCGGTTGAAGCGGACAACCGCCCATTTATCCAGCTCGGCCAGATCGTTAAACTCGATGGCCATGTCGGGATCAAACCCGTTTAGGTTTCCTAAAATATAACGCGCCGTGTTTCTGATTTTCAGATAGATGTCCGACAGCTGCTTGACGATCTCCTTTGATATGCGCACATCAACCCTGTAATCGGTAGAGGCGACCCACAGCCGCAGAATATCCGCGCCATAATCCTTGATGATCTCGTCCGGTGAGACGGCGTTCCCGAGTGATTTGTGCATGGCCTTGCCCTCACCGTCGACTGTCCAGCCGTTTGTGATAATCTGGCGGTACGGGGCAACGCCTTTTTCCGCAATGCTCGTCAGCATGGACGATTGGAACCAGCCGCGGTACTGGTCGCCGCCCTCCAGATAGACGTCGGCAGGGGAACGGAGGCCCGGAAATTCATCCAGCACGGCGGAATGAGTGGAGCCGGAATCAAACCATCCGTCAAGCGTATCGGTTTCTTTTGTAAAATGACGGCCGCCGCAATGCGGGCAG belongs to Oscillospiraceae bacterium CM and includes:
- the trmB gene encoding tRNA (guanosine(46)-N7)-methyltransferase TrmB: MRKKPNLPERIAKCGDLYIQDPARFRGGWQQQFPQFRDKYLEIGCGRGRFTTETALKMPDILLIAVERVPEAMIIGLERAAREQIPNVRFLDTDAATLPDIFGDGEVGRIYINFCDPWPKAGNRKRRLTHENFLVIYESVLRVGGEIHFKTDNRDLFEFSLGQFEKAGFELSEVTTNLHQNGPVGIMTDYEEKFYSEGVSICRCVAKLSEKAHRFGERPGAPDIMGSDIEKRREQE
- a CDS encoding RluA family pseudouridine synthase: MVHPHHHRRVTHTRTTWRTAVGPIILEAATGGTRLDVFLADKLPEISRSAAQKLLEGGYVTRAGKPVRKNDKAARGDTFEVTLPEPAPAQMAAQDIPLDIVFEDDDVIVVNKPRGMVVHPAPGHADGTLVNALLAHCGDSLSGIGGEIRPGIVHRIDKDTSGLVIAAKNDAAHIKLSAQLKNRTLSRVYEAVVIGRVRADAGTVDAAIGRHPTDRKRQSVTARNGRAAITHYEVISRYNGYTHVRCRLETGRTHQIRVHMASIGHPVLGDLVYGRKKAEKGLSGQCLHAKELKFIHPKTGDSIELTTTLPPYFLDVLSKLGSAE
- the lspA gene encoding signal peptidase II, whose product is MVYFILAAFIVLLDQMSKYYLALRLAPGKTAALLPGILHMTYVKNTGAAFSFLSDMRWVLVAVSAAVIILIVIIMLRYGQKMSLVGRLGLAFVLGGAFSNLIDRVALGYVADFFEFEFVRFAIFNVADIFITVGGMVFCLYYIFGMPRSDLKKAQNGASASPSTCDAHEDDVEDGSGPDHS